A genomic segment from Polyangium mundeleinium encodes:
- the gspE gene encoding type II secretion system ATPase GspE, with amino-acid sequence MNPVAREEYIGEILVRHGVVDAQKLAPLFETVRERGQLLTDLLVSSNLADEDKIARALANEMGLDYVPKIDTDQIKFDVASRLPITYAKQRFILPIFEDDQTVHAIVADPLDTLAVDDVRAIFAKPVEISVATRNHVHEAINRIWEKSDAGQSNLEGDKHEEEDNLVDIIDSDDDAPIIAWVNSLFALAVRERASDIHIEPEERDVVVRYRIDGELYVARRASKQFMAPIIARVKIMASLNIAEKRLPQDGRITLKIAGKSVDIRVSTVPTSRGFERIVMRLLHKTSILLGLDDLGFAPREYGIMDHLINRPDGIILVTGPTGSGKTTTLYAGLNRINDPSRNILTAEDPVEYEIGGIHQVHVHPSIGLTFASALRAFLRQDPDVIMVGEIRDKETAEIAIHASLTGHLVLSTLHTNDSAAAVTRLVEMEIEPFLVRSSVIGILAQRLVRMLCQHCKIPYQPTAYELKQLGLDPERLAWKAKRIPSQRYSVHGLEYEYVGQKMGSSPVFFKPGGCDACLQKGFVGRRGIYELLVIDDAIGPLILKNADAQTVKRVAIAQGMDTMRDDGARKVLKGMTTVEEVLAATQEDIIVDE; translated from the coding sequence ATGAACCCGGTCGCCCGAGAAGAATACATCGGCGAGATCCTGGTCCGCCACGGCGTGGTCGACGCGCAGAAGCTCGCGCCGCTCTTCGAGACCGTGCGCGAGCGAGGCCAGCTCCTCACGGACCTCCTCGTCTCCTCGAACCTCGCGGACGAGGACAAGATCGCCCGCGCGCTCGCGAACGAGATGGGCCTCGATTACGTGCCGAAGATCGACACCGATCAGATCAAATTCGACGTCGCCTCGCGCCTGCCCATCACCTATGCGAAGCAGCGCTTCATCCTCCCCATCTTCGAGGATGACCAGACCGTGCACGCGATCGTCGCCGATCCGCTCGACACGCTCGCGGTCGACGACGTCCGCGCGATCTTCGCGAAGCCCGTGGAAATCTCGGTCGCGACGCGCAATCACGTTCACGAGGCGATCAATCGCATCTGGGAAAAAAGCGACGCGGGCCAGTCGAACCTCGAAGGCGACAAGCACGAGGAGGAAGACAACCTCGTCGACATCATCGACTCGGACGACGACGCGCCGATCATCGCCTGGGTGAACAGCCTCTTCGCGCTGGCCGTCCGCGAGCGCGCGAGCGATATCCACATCGAGCCCGAGGAGCGCGACGTCGTCGTTCGGTATCGCATCGACGGCGAGCTTTACGTGGCGCGCCGCGCCTCGAAGCAGTTCATGGCGCCGATCATCGCCCGCGTGAAGATCATGGCGAGCCTCAACATCGCCGAGAAGCGCCTCCCGCAGGACGGCCGCATCACGCTGAAGATCGCGGGCAAGAGCGTCGACATCCGCGTCTCCACGGTCCCGACGAGCCGCGGCTTCGAGCGCATCGTCATGCGCCTCCTGCACAAGACGAGCATCCTCCTCGGCCTCGACGATCTCGGCTTCGCCCCGCGCGAGTACGGGATCATGGATCACCTCATCAATCGGCCCGACGGCATCATCCTCGTCACGGGCCCGACCGGCAGCGGCAAGACGACCACGCTTTATGCAGGCCTGAACCGCATCAACGATCCGAGCCGCAACATCCTCACGGCCGAGGATCCGGTCGAGTACGAGATCGGCGGCATTCACCAGGTCCACGTCCACCCCTCGATCGGCCTCACGTTCGCGAGCGCGCTCCGCGCCTTCTTGCGCCAGGATCCGGACGTGATCATGGTCGGCGAAATCCGCGACAAGGAGACCGCCGAGATCGCCATTCACGCCTCGCTCACGGGTCACCTCGTGCTCTCGACGCTCCACACGAACGACTCCGCGGCGGCCGTCACGCGCCTCGTCGAGATGGAGATCGAGCCGTTCCTCGTGCGCTCCAGCGTCATCGGCATCCTCGCGCAGCGCCTCGTGCGCATGCTCTGCCAGCACTGCAAGATCCCGTATCAGCCGACGGCGTACGAGCTCAAGCAGCTCGGCCTCGACCCGGAGCGCCTCGCCTGGAAGGCGAAGCGGATCCCGTCGCAGCGGTATTCGGTGCACGGGCTCGAATACGAATACGTCGGGCAGAAAATGGGCAGCTCGCCGGTTTTCTTCAAGCCGGGAGGCTGCGATGCCTGCTTGCAAAAGGGCTTCGTGGGGAGGCGCGGAATCTACGAGCTGCTCGTCATCGACGACGCGATCGGCCCGCTTATCCTCAAGAACGCCGACGCGCAGACGGTCAAGCGCGTCGCCATCGCACAAGGGATGGACACCATGCGCGACGACGGCGCGCGCAAGGTCCTCAAGGGTATGACGACGGTCGAGGAGGTCCTCGCCGCGACCCAAGAGGATATCATCGTGGACGAATAG
- the gspD gene encoding type II secretion system secretin GspD encodes MNTPYRNSRLGRFGFGFAALLCASAPAIVSAQNGPPRGAPVLKTPGARPQPASPPGAPAAAAPGGAAGGPNTGAPPGFPPGPPPRAASPFGPAPVVGEDPMAGVKQGPKEIDFKPRNGNFMVSFNLEEADLNELVKAISNITGRRFIYGGKLRQIKATVYSPDKVTVQEAYSAFLSILETNGLTVIPHGRFLKIVETPGVVSQTTPIYGAGTAVPAEDRFLTRMYRVANVDPNEAANVLGKFKSKEGDITVHPSGNLIIMTDTGSNVQRMIRILEDIDVGGAGDQIWFEPIHYAGANDVAMKLNEILDLKPGGGKAGGKAGAAGGGGAGGARILADDRTNSLVITANQPDYMRLLELIKRMDVPQSGDGQMHVLPLQHAGCKDLSGTLNQLLGGSAGTGGAAAGGRRGAQAAPPVPGSTEDIFEGQVKITCDEGSNKLVVTSSLRDYAALRSVIDELDQPRRQVFIEAVIMDVNVDRTNDVGVRWHMGAPVPTDIAQTSGTGIVYGGNDALTSVLAPQSVASQLGAFALGVRGPTINDSANLLGTGISIPAFGVIMHAMATDSDSNVLATPHILATDNIPATIEIGQNIPLQTNVGGNLGSLAGAAGGAAGAAGGLGGLGLLGGLGGFAAPRQDVGTKIEVTPHVNDSDQVRLEITEGISEAGAPQGQLGAIPIIKRQAKTTLVVRDQQTVVIGGLMRDAVTNSRTKIPILGDIPVLGALFRTTKKTTQKTNLLLVLTPYIIRDQEDLRAIFERKMQERQEFLDRYFVFGDSEWEPPKDYARANGLVEDIRQSQLKMAERARLEEEAKPKGPRSHEPGQPIAVPSIAVRGAGDDGGGGAVQTATPPAAGGNAPATPTPRRRPTGGATPRPVERVE; translated from the coding sequence ATGAACACGCCTTACAGAAACTCCCGGCTGGGAAGGTTTGGCTTCGGCTTCGCGGCGCTGCTTTGCGCCTCCGCGCCTGCGATCGTGTCCGCGCAGAATGGTCCGCCGCGCGGCGCTCCCGTCCTCAAGACGCCCGGCGCGCGTCCCCAGCCTGCCTCGCCTCCCGGCGCGCCCGCCGCGGCGGCTCCCGGCGGCGCTGCAGGCGGCCCGAATACGGGCGCTCCTCCCGGCTTCCCGCCCGGCCCGCCGCCGCGCGCGGCTTCGCCGTTCGGCCCCGCGCCCGTCGTCGGCGAGGATCCCATGGCCGGCGTCAAGCAGGGCCCGAAGGAAATCGATTTCAAGCCGCGGAATGGCAATTTCATGGTCTCCTTCAACCTGGAGGAGGCCGACCTCAACGAGCTCGTCAAGGCCATCAGCAACATCACGGGCCGGCGCTTCATCTATGGCGGCAAGCTCCGCCAGATCAAGGCCACCGTGTATTCGCCGGACAAAGTCACGGTGCAGGAGGCGTACAGCGCGTTCCTCTCGATCCTCGAGACGAACGGCCTCACCGTCATTCCGCACGGCCGCTTCCTCAAAATCGTCGAGACACCCGGCGTCGTCTCGCAGACGACCCCCATTTACGGCGCCGGCACCGCCGTCCCCGCCGAGGATCGCTTCCTCACGCGCATGTATCGCGTCGCCAACGTCGATCCGAACGAGGCCGCGAACGTCCTCGGGAAGTTCAAATCGAAAGAGGGCGACATCACGGTCCACCCGTCCGGCAACCTCATCATCATGACGGACACGGGCTCGAACGTGCAGCGCATGATCCGCATCCTCGAAGACATCGACGTCGGCGGCGCGGGTGATCAGATCTGGTTCGAGCCGATCCATTATGCCGGCGCGAACGACGTCGCCATGAAATTGAACGAGATCCTCGACCTCAAACCGGGCGGCGGCAAGGCTGGGGGCAAGGCCGGCGCGGCGGGCGGCGGCGGCGCAGGCGGCGCGCGGATCCTCGCGGACGACCGCACGAACTCGCTCGTCATCACGGCGAACCAGCCCGATTACATGCGCCTCCTCGAGCTCATCAAGCGCATGGACGTCCCGCAATCCGGCGACGGGCAAATGCACGTCTTGCCGCTCCAGCACGCCGGTTGCAAGGACCTCTCGGGCACCCTCAATCAGCTCCTCGGCGGCTCGGCCGGCACCGGTGGCGCCGCCGCTGGCGGTCGCCGCGGCGCGCAGGCGGCCCCGCCCGTCCCCGGCTCGACCGAGGACATTTTCGAGGGCCAGGTCAAGATCACCTGCGACGAGGGCTCGAACAAGCTCGTCGTCACCTCCTCGCTCCGCGATTACGCCGCACTCCGCAGCGTCATCGACGAGCTCGATCAGCCGCGCCGCCAGGTCTTCATCGAGGCCGTCATCATGGACGTGAACGTCGACCGCACGAACGACGTCGGCGTCCGCTGGCACATGGGCGCGCCCGTGCCCACCGACATCGCGCAGACGAGCGGCACCGGCATCGTCTACGGCGGCAATGACGCGCTCACCTCCGTCCTCGCACCGCAATCGGTCGCAAGCCAGCTCGGCGCCTTCGCGCTCGGCGTCCGCGGCCCGACCATCAACGATTCGGCGAACCTGCTCGGCACGGGCATTTCGATCCCAGCGTTCGGCGTCATCATGCACGCGATGGCGACCGACTCCGATTCGAACGTCCTCGCCACGCCGCACATCCTCGCGACCGACAACATTCCGGCCACGATCGAGATTGGCCAGAACATCCCCCTCCAGACGAACGTCGGCGGCAACCTCGGCTCCCTCGCGGGCGCGGCGGGTGGCGCGGCGGGCGCGGCGGGCGGCCTTGGCGGCCTCGGCCTCCTCGGCGGTCTCGGCGGCTTCGCGGCGCCTCGCCAGGACGTCGGCACGAAAATCGAGGTCACGCCGCACGTCAACGACTCCGATCAGGTCCGCCTCGAAATCACGGAGGGCATCTCCGAGGCCGGCGCGCCGCAGGGCCAGCTCGGCGCCATTCCGATCATCAAGCGCCAGGCGAAGACCACGCTCGTCGTCCGCGATCAGCAGACCGTCGTCATCGGCGGCCTCATGCGCGACGCCGTCACGAATTCGCGCACGAAAATCCCGATCCTCGGCGACATCCCCGTCCTCGGCGCGCTCTTCCGCACCACGAAAAAGACCACGCAGAAGACGAACCTCCTGCTCGTCCTGACCCCGTACATCATTCGTGATCAGGAGGACCTCCGGGCAATCTTCGAGCGCAAGATGCAGGAGCGGCAGGAGTTCCTCGACCGGTATTTCGTCTTCGGCGACTCGGAGTGGGAGCCCCCGAAGGATTACGCGCGCGCCAATGGCCTCGTCGAGGACATCCGGCAATCGCAGCTCAAGATGGCGGAGCGGGCGCGCCTCGAAGAGGAGGCCAAACCCAAGGGCCCGCGCTCGCATGAGCCCGGACAACCCATTGCGGTGCCGAGCATCGCCGTCCGCGGCGCCGGCGACGACGGCGGCGGCGGGGCCGTGCAGACCGCGACGCCGCCGGCGGCGGGCGGCAATGCCCCGGCCACGCCCACCCCGCGCCGCCGTCCGACCGGCGGCGCCACCCCGAGGCCCGTGGAGCGCGTGGAATGA
- a CDS encoding type II secretion system protein GspG, which produces MARRRQRETTIWFPWERGGGILRGRGMARAKLVALALGMATLLLLLGARERRKTGVRSTMATIGVVRTGLDAYRADHERKCPPSLDALKAESYIGIDPVDAWGRPLRLVCPGQKDPEGYDLTSDGPDGEIGGLDRVE; this is translated from the coding sequence GTGGCGCGACGCAGGCAGAGGGAGACGACGATCTGGTTCCCGTGGGAGCGGGGCGGCGGGATCCTGCGCGGCCGCGGCATGGCGCGGGCGAAGCTCGTCGCGCTCGCGCTCGGGATGGCCACGCTCTTGCTTCTCCTCGGCGCGCGGGAGCGACGCAAGACCGGCGTGCGATCCACGATGGCCACGATCGGCGTCGTCCGGACGGGCCTCGATGCGTACCGGGCGGACCACGAGCGAAAGTGCCCCCCGTCGCTCGATGCGCTAAAAGCGGAAAGCTATATCGGGATCGACCCCGTCGACGCGTGGGGCAGGCCGCTCCGGCTGGTTTGCCCTGGTCAGAAGGACCCAGAGGGGTACGATCTCACGAGCGATGGACCGGATGGTGAAATCGGCGGTCTCGACCGCGTGGAGTGA
- a CDS encoding type II secretion system protein, whose amino-acid sequence MKVKANQIRKWKRAASRGVTLVEVLIVLAIMAIIAGGATALVFPRYKESQIRGAVLSAGVIKTAAQQYMHLDSISGGCPTIKELVDGKHIDATKTEDPWGTPFKIQCDGDEITVISAGRDRKENTPDDVKDVFKDADIKRVAAL is encoded by the coding sequence ATGAAGGTGAAAGCGAATCAAATCCGGAAGTGGAAGCGTGCGGCGTCGAGGGGCGTGACGCTGGTCGAGGTCCTGATCGTGCTCGCGATCATGGCGATCATCGCGGGCGGCGCGACGGCGCTCGTGTTCCCGCGGTACAAGGAGAGCCAGATCCGCGGCGCGGTGCTCAGCGCGGGCGTCATCAAGACCGCGGCGCAACAGTACATGCACCTCGACAGCATCAGCGGCGGCTGCCCGACGATCAAAGAGCTCGTCGACGGCAAGCACATCGACGCGACGAAGACGGAAGACCCGTGGGGCACGCCCTTCAAAATTCAATGCGACGGCGACGAGATCACGGTGATCTCGGCGGGCCGTGATCGCAAAGAAAACACGCCCGACGACGTCAAGGACGTTTTCAAGGACGCCGACATCAAGCGCGTGGCGGCGCTCTGA
- the gspF gene encoding type II secretion system inner membrane protein GspF, which produces MAVFEYRGILVATGKQVKGVRDAENAKALRVLLRKDGILLTTAAEEKAAAAKTKKSINLLAFTQRPSTNDVAVVTRQLATLLKAGIPLFESLTALIDQVEKESLKRALTQVREQIREGTSFAKALEQHPSIFPPLYVNMVRAGEASGMLQQVLERVTAFLESQAKLTSKVSSAMAYPILMAILGVSLVSVLMVAVVPNVTSIFASMDQALPWYTATLIGTSDFLSNYWWLVLGLLAAGIWGFRRWKRTPAGRLKWHGFLLKAPIVGKLVQMIAIARFSRTLATLLSAGVALLGAMDIVKNVLGNAVLEKVIADAISSIREGQSIAEPLKRSGQFPPIVTHMITIGEKSGQLEEMLENVSNAYDLEVEMRVTVLTSLLEPLMIVFMGGAVGFIAFSILMPLIQMSSFAG; this is translated from the coding sequence GTGGCCGTCTTCGAATACAGAGGCATCCTCGTCGCCACCGGAAAGCAGGTGAAGGGCGTGCGCGACGCGGAGAACGCGAAGGCGCTCCGCGTCCTCCTGCGCAAGGACGGCATCCTTCTCACGACGGCCGCGGAGGAGAAGGCCGCTGCGGCGAAGACCAAGAAATCGATCAACCTCCTCGCCTTCACGCAGCGCCCCTCGACGAACGACGTCGCCGTCGTCACGCGCCAGCTCGCGACCCTGCTCAAGGCGGGCATTCCGCTCTTCGAATCCCTGACGGCGCTCATCGATCAAGTCGAGAAAGAGTCGCTCAAGCGCGCGCTCACCCAGGTCCGCGAGCAGATCCGCGAGGGTACGAGCTTCGCGAAGGCGCTCGAACAGCACCCTTCGATCTTCCCGCCGCTCTACGTGAACATGGTCCGCGCCGGCGAAGCGTCGGGCATGCTCCAGCAGGTCCTCGAGCGCGTCACCGCGTTCCTCGAGTCCCAGGCGAAGCTCACGTCGAAGGTCAGCTCGGCGATGGCTTATCCCATCCTGATGGCGATCCTCGGCGTCTCGCTGGTCTCGGTCCTCATGGTCGCGGTCGTGCCGAACGTGACCTCGATCTTCGCGTCGATGGATCAGGCATTGCCCTGGTACACGGCAACGCTCATCGGCACCTCCGACTTTTTGAGCAACTATTGGTGGCTCGTCCTCGGCCTTCTCGCGGCGGGCATCTGGGGCTTCCGTCGCTGGAAGCGCACGCCGGCGGGCCGCCTGAAATGGCACGGCTTTTTGCTGAAGGCGCCCATCGTCGGCAAGCTCGTGCAGATGATCGCGATCGCGCGCTTCTCACGCACGCTCGCCACGCTGCTCAGCGCCGGCGTCGCGCTGCTCGGCGCGATGGACATCGTGAAAAACGTCCTCGGCAACGCCGTCCTGGAGAAGGTCATCGCCGACGCGATCAGCTCGATCCGCGAAGGCCAGAGCATCGCCGAGCCCTTGAAGCGCAGCGGCCAGTTCCCGCCGATCGTCACGCACATGATCACGATCGGCGAGAAGAGCGGTCAGCTCGAAGAGATGCTGGAGAACGTTTCGAACGCGTACGATCTGGAGGTCGAGATGCGCGTCACCGTGCTCACGAGCCTGCTCGAACCGCTCATGATCGTCTTCATGGGCGGCGCGGTCGGGTTCATCGCGTTCTCGATCCTCATGCCGCTCATCCAGATGTCGAGCTTCGCAGGCTAG